Within the Pseudomonas putida genome, the region GCTGGCGAGCAGCAGGACGGTAGTGCGCAACAGCATGCCGGAGCTTCCTGGTTCAGGGGGCGCGAAAGCGCAGGATGCGCGCGCCGTCGAAGGGGTCGGTGAGGTAGCGGGCGTGTACGCCGAAGGTGCTCAGCAAACGCTCGGGGGTCAGTACCTCAAGCGGATCGCCGAGGGCGACCAGGCGGCCGTGTTCGAGCACCGCCACACGGTCGCAGGTCAGTGCCTGGTTCAGGTCGTGCAGGGCCACCAGGGTGGTGACCGGTAACGCCTGTACCTGTTGCAGCAGGCTCAGCTGATGCTGGATGTCGAGGTGGTTGGTCGGCTCATCGAGCAGCAGCAGCTGCGGGCGCTGGGCCAGGGCGCGGGCAATGTGTACGCGCTGGCGTTCGCCACCGGACAGCGAACCCCAGATACGGCTACGCAGGTGCGAGGCATCGAGGTCGGCCAGGGCCTGCTCGACGATCGCACGATCCTCCTGGGAAAACGGCGCCAGGGCGGACAACCATGGGGTACGCCCTAGCGCCACGGCGTCGAACACGCTGATGGCGTCGAGGGTGTCGGCCTGTTGCTCGACCAGCGCCAAGGCCTGGGCGATGCGCCGACGCGGCAGGCGTGCAAGCGGCTCGCCGAGCAATTGCACGCTGCCGCTATGCGGCGTGCGCAGCCCGGCCAGCAGTTTGAGCAGGGATGATTTACCGGAGCCATTCGGGCCGACGATGCCAAGGGTTTCACCGGCGACGACCGTCAGGTTGATGTCGCGTAGCACGGGGTTGCCCGCCAGTTGCAAACCCAAGCCTTGGCAGGCGAGCGGAGCGACTTTCGGCGGTGTCATGGCCGTCATGCGCGCCCCCTGCGGCTGACCAGGATCAGCGCAAACACCGGTGCGCCGATCAGCGCGGTGACCACCCCTACCGGGATCACCTGGCCCGGGATCAGCGTGCGGGAAAGCATGTCTGCGGCGATCAGGAACAGCGCACCGCCCAGGGCGCTGGCCGGCAGCAGGCGGCTGTGGCCTGGGCCGAGCAACAGGCGCAGGGCATGCGGGATGACCAGCCCGACAAAACCGATGGCGCCGACGATGGACACCATCACTGCCGTCACCAGCGCCGCGCAGCTGATCAGCAGCAATTGGCTGCGCCGCACCGCGATGCCCATCGACGCCGCCGAATCAGCGCCGAAGGTGAAGGCGTCCAGTGTGCGCCGGTGCCACAGGCACACCACCAGCCCGAACAGTGCCACCGGCATGGCCAGCCATACGGATGGCCAACGCACGCCACTGAGGTTGCCCAGCAGCCAGAACAGGATGCCGCGAGCCTGCTCGGCGGTGGCTGATTTGGTGATCAGAAACGCCGTCAGGGCGTTGAACAGTTGCGAGCCGGCAATCCCTGCCAGGATCACTTGGGCGTTGTTGCTGCTCGGGCCAGCTGCGCGGGCCAGCACCAGGACCAGCGCGAAGGCCGCGACGGCGCCGACGAAGGCGCCGCCGGACATGCTCAGGGCAATGCTGCCCAGGCCCATCAGGCCCACCAGCACGGCGCCGGTCGATGCCCCGGCTGACAGGCCCAGCAAGTAGGGTTCGGCCAGCGGGTTGCGCAGCAGTGCCTGCAGGATCACCCCACAGGTCGCCAGCCCTGCGCCGCAGGCGGCGGCGACCAGCGTGCGCGTCAGGCGGTAGTTCCAGACGATACCGGCGTCGATCGGGTCGACCGGGTAACCGGCCTGCCACAGCTGGTTGGCCAGTACCTGGTACACCACGCTGGGTGACACGTTGGTCTCGCCGATGGCAGTGCCGGCGAGCAATGCGCCGAGCAGGGCAATCAGGGCCAGTGCAGAGCAGGGCAACAGACGCTTCATCACGGCGCCGCTTTACCGCTGGCGAAGGCTGCCGACAGGGTTTGCAGGCCCCGGAACAGGCGGATACCGGCCTGCATGGCATCGGCGTCGAGGACGATGATGCGGTTGTTTTTCACGGCATCCATGTGCTTGGTTACCGGGTCGCTGTGCAGGAAGTCGAGCTTCTTCTGGTAGTCGTCGGCCGGAAAGCGGCGGCGATCCATGCGGGCGATGATCAGCCACGTCGGGTTGGCCTTGGCGAGGGTTTCCCAACCCACCGTGGGCCATTCTTCGGTGGACTCGACCACGTTGCGCACACCCAGGGTGCGCAGCATGAAGTCTGCCACGCCCTGGCGGCCCGCGACGTAGGGGTCGATGTCGAGGTCGGCGCTGGAGAACCAGAACAGTGCAGAGGTCTGGCTCAGGTCTTTGCCGGCCAGTTGTTGCCTGGCGCCGTCCAGGCGTGCCTGGAGGTCGCTGTTCAGTGCCGCGCCACGGTCCTGGACGTCGAAGATTTCTGCCAGCTGGCTGACGCTCTTGTAAATGCTCTGGACCTGAAACGCCTGCAGCCGCGTGCCATCGGCCCCCACCAGGTTGTCCTTGCCTTCGCAGTCCGAGGGCAGCAGGTAGGTGGGAATCTTCAGTTCGTTGAACTGCTCACGGGTCGCGACCACGCCCTGGGCGCCAACCATCCATTCGAACTGTACCGCCACAAGCTCGGGGCGCTTGCCCACCACCGCTTCGAAGCTTGGGTCGTTGTCGGCCAGGCGTGGCACCTTGTCATTCTGCGCCTTGTACTCGGGCAAGACGTTGTTGAACCACAGCGATGTGCCGGCCAGCTTGTCGCCCAACCCCAGCGCGTAGAGGATTTCGGTGCCGGCCTGGCCGATGGTCACGGCGCGTGCGGGGGCGTGGGCGAAGGTTTGCGGCATGCCGCAGTTGTCCACGGTCAGCGGATAATGCGTGGCGGCGGCCTGTGCCGCGCCCGTGAGGCTCAGGCCGACAAGCAGGGTGGCGAAACGGGACAGCATGCGGGGCGATCTCCTATCGGACAGTTCACGGAAGGAACGCGCGGACAGGCATCGCCGAGCCCCTCATGCGACAGGGGCAACTCTGATGGCCAATCCCGGACACCCCGCCGGTTGGTAGATGTAAGCCGGCAGGTCTCCTGACTGGTGCGTCATCACCCGGCTCCGGCCTTCCCGGATCAGCGGAT harbors:
- a CDS encoding FecCD family ABC transporter permease; this translates as MKRLLPCSALALIALLGALLAGTAIGETNVSPSVVYQVLANQLWQAGYPVDPIDAGIVWNYRLTRTLVAAACGAGLATCGVILQALLRNPLAEPYLLGLSAGASTGAVLVGLMGLGSIALSMSGGAFVGAVAAFALVLVLARAAGPSSNNAQVILAGIAGSQLFNALTAFLITKSATAEQARGILFWLLGNLSGVRWPSVWLAMPVALFGLVVCLWHRRTLDAFTFGADSAASMGIAVRRSQLLLISCAALVTAVMVSIVGAIGFVGLVIPHALRLLLGPGHSRLLPASALGGALFLIAADMLSRTLIPGQVIPVGVVTALIGAPVFALILVSRRGRA
- a CDS encoding ABC transporter substrate-binding protein gives rise to the protein MLSRFATLLVGLSLTGAAQAAATHYPLTVDNCGMPQTFAHAPARAVTIGQAGTEILYALGLGDKLAGTSLWFNNVLPEYKAQNDKVPRLADNDPSFEAVVGKRPELVAVQFEWMVGAQGVVATREQFNELKIPTYLLPSDCEGKDNLVGADGTRLQAFQVQSIYKSVSQLAEIFDVQDRGAALNSDLQARLDGARQQLAGKDLSQTSALFWFSSADLDIDPYVAGRQGVADFMLRTLGVRNVVESTEEWPTVGWETLAKANPTWLIIARMDRRRFPADDYQKKLDFLHSDPVTKHMDAVKNNRIIVLDADAMQAGIRLFRGLQTLSAAFASGKAAP
- a CDS encoding ABC transporter ATP-binding protein gives rise to the protein MTAMTPPKVAPLACQGLGLQLAGNPVLRDINLTVVAGETLGIVGPNGSGKSSLLKLLAGLRTPHSGSVQLLGEPLARLPRRRIAQALALVEQQADTLDAISVFDAVALGRTPWLSALAPFSQEDRAIVEQALADLDASHLRSRIWGSLSGGERQRVHIARALAQRPQLLLLDEPTNHLDIQHQLSLLQQVQALPVTTLVALHDLNQALTCDRVAVLEHGRLVALGDPLEVLTPERLLSTFGVHARYLTDPFDGARILRFRAP